One stretch of Candidatus Zymogenus saltonus DNA includes these proteins:
- a CDS encoding FAD-dependent oxidoreductase produces the protein MRVNLMEGLSDNIVVDKDKCTFCGVCVETCILDNLRMKLSPCRGACPLGVNCQGYVQLVARGEEKRALDLIRETLPFPGILGRICSRPCEEACHRRETEGEAVAIRELKRYVSEFEEEADYTPPMEAETGKKVAVVGSGPAGLAAAYDLRRRGHRVDIFEAESAPGGMLRWAIPEFRLPLDILERDLSVLNRMGVKIVCDKAVGKDIPFDKVKKSHDVIIIAAGCTESVTMEGMENAGSIHYGLPFLKAVRSDRPPKVGEKVVVVGGGNVAVDAAQTALRLGAGGVNIVCLEPEAEMPAFPWAVEDARAEGVKFHPSWGNLMLHTEKGQINSVEFRRCIEVNCADGIFKPVFDSCETLGLDADTVIIAIGQRPDASALISAGLNMKKVAEIDHLTLQAGSENIFVAGDIVTGPSSVVEAMANGLVAAESADRYLKGRHMRYGRSYAGPIITEFDIDISRESDSPRVVTKKRKYNGSGDFSEIESTMSKDEALREAKRCYSCGEPFGKHRSCWFCLACEVECPEEAIWIEIPYLLR, from the coding sequence ATGAGAGTAAATCTCATGGAGGGCCTCTCCGACAACATCGTGGTCGACAAGGACAAGTGTACCTTCTGCGGGGTCTGCGTCGAGACCTGCATCCTGGACAACCTTAGGATGAAGCTCTCCCCCTGCCGGGGCGCCTGCCCCCTGGGGGTCAACTGCCAGGGGTACGTTCAGTTAGTGGCCAGGGGGGAGGAAAAAAGGGCTCTCGACCTGATCAGGGAGACGCTCCCCTTCCCCGGAATCCTCGGCCGTATCTGCTCCAGGCCCTGCGAGGAAGCCTGCCACCGAAGGGAGACAGAGGGCGAGGCGGTGGCAATCAGGGAGCTGAAGCGCTACGTCAGTGAGTTTGAGGAGGAGGCGGACTACACCCCCCCGATGGAGGCGGAGACCGGAAAGAAGGTTGCCGTCGTCGGCTCCGGCCCGGCGGGTCTCGCCGCCGCGTACGACCTGAGGAGGAGGGGGCACAGGGTAGACATCTTCGAGGCGGAGTCTGCCCCCGGCGGGATGCTCAGGTGGGCGATCCCGGAGTTTCGCCTCCCCCTTGATATACTTGAGAGGGATTTATCGGTCCTTAATCGCATGGGCGTTAAGATAGTTTGCGACAAGGCGGTCGGTAAAGACATCCCCTTCGACAAGGTCAAGAAATCGCACGACGTGATTATCATCGCGGCGGGGTGCACAGAAAGCGTGACTATGGAGGGGATGGAGAACGCCGGGAGTATCCACTACGGCCTCCCCTTCCTCAAGGCTGTGAGGTCCGACAGGCCTCCGAAGGTGGGGGAAAAGGTCGTGGTTGTCGGCGGCGGCAACGTGGCGGTGGATGCCGCACAGACGGCCTTACGCCTCGGCGCCGGGGGTGTTAATATAGTGTGCCTCGAACCGGAGGCCGAAATGCCCGCCTTCCCCTGGGCTGTGGAGGACGCCCGGGCCGAGGGTGTCAAATTCCACCCCTCCTGGGGAAACCTTATGCTCCATACTGAAAAGGGCCAAATCAACAGCGTTGAGTTCCGGCGGTGTATCGAGGTGAACTGCGCCGACGGTATCTTCAAGCCGGTATTCGACTCGTGCGAGACGCTGGGCCTCGACGCCGACACGGTCATAATCGCCATCGGCCAGAGGCCGGACGCCTCGGCCCTCATCTCAGCCGGCCTCAATATGAAGAAGGTAGCGGAAATCGACCACTTGACCTTGCAGGCCGGCTCCGAAAACATCTTTGTCGCCGGCGACATCGTTACCGGCCCCTCCTCGGTTGTAGAAGCGATGGCAAACGGCCTTGTGGCGGCCGAATCCGCCGACAGGTACCTCAAAGGGAGACACATGAGATACGGACGCTCCTACGCCGGCCCTATTATAACCGAGTTCGACATCGACATTAGCAGGGAGAGCGACTCCCCCCGCGTGGTGACCAAAAAGAGGAAGTACAATGGTTCGGGCGATTTTTCAGAGATCGAGTCCACGATGTCCAAAGATGAGGCGTTAAGGGAGGCAAAGCGTTGCTACTCCTGCGGCGAGCCCTTCGGGAAGCACAGGTCGTGCTGGTTCTGCCTCGCCTGCGAGGTTGAGTGCCCCGAGGAGGCGATCTGGATCGAGATACCCTATCTCCTTAGATAG
- a CDS encoding MFS transporter translates to MKTKVEEKKYERMPFYRKILFGVGDSTFSTLFTVVAFLYMFFLTDVVGLKPSLAGAVLLILKGWDAVTDPMVGYLSDRTKSRWGRRRPYMLFGIFPCAFFFALIWQTYPMIPIDNQTFLFITYALLNLVFWTFFTIAGIPYASLAPELTLDYDDRTSLISARMFFSIVFGLLAAVVPFMILDLYPNKETGFGMMGIFIGIFAIFPVLISFFGTKERPEFQEQKSLPFITSVKETLKNKPFRVAMTIFLLSWMTVDIIGAVFIYYVIYCIGYTESVLQILFGTMFITAMLFLPFWVFVSKKIGKRMTYICGMAFWAAVMFLLFILPPGTPFLALVVLSFLAGIGVSTAHLIPWAMIIDCVDFDELNTGARREGMFTGFTLFLQKFASAIALFVIGIFLDYFGYVANMLQTKKAIIAIKLLIGPIPAMLLLSSIIVSLFYPITKEKYREIREILDKKEKGAGA, encoded by the coding sequence ATGAAAACAAAGGTCGAAGAAAAAAAATACGAAAGGATGCCCTTTTACAGGAAGATCCTTTTCGGCGTCGGCGATTCCACCTTCAGCACACTGTTTACCGTCGTCGCGTTTCTATACATGTTTTTCCTTACCGACGTGGTTGGGCTTAAGCCGTCCCTGGCGGGGGCGGTCCTCCTCATCCTGAAGGGATGGGACGCGGTAACCGACCCCATGGTCGGCTACTTGTCGGACAGGACGAAGAGCCGCTGGGGCCGAAGACGCCCCTACATGCTCTTTGGGATATTCCCCTGCGCCTTTTTTTTCGCCCTCATCTGGCAGACGTACCCGATGATCCCCATCGATAACCAGACCTTCCTCTTCATCACCTACGCGCTTCTGAACCTCGTCTTCTGGACCTTCTTCACCATAGCGGGAATTCCGTACGCCTCCCTGGCGCCGGAGCTTACCCTCGATTACGACGACCGCACATCCCTCATCAGCGCCAGGATGTTCTTCTCCATAGTCTTCGGGCTGCTGGCGGCGGTAGTGCCCTTCATGATCCTGGACCTCTATCCAAATAAAGAGACGGGATTCGGGATGATGGGCATCTTCATCGGGATATTCGCGATATTCCCCGTTCTTATATCGTTTTTCGGAACCAAGGAGAGGCCGGAGTTTCAGGAACAGAAATCACTACCCTTTATCACCTCCGTTAAGGAGACCCTGAAAAACAAGCCCTTTCGCGTCGCCATGACTATCTTCCTTCTGAGCTGGATGACCGTCGACATCATCGGCGCGGTCTTTATTTATTACGTCATATACTGCATCGGGTATACGGAATCGGTGCTTCAGATACTGTTTGGAACGATGTTTATCACGGCCATGCTCTTTCTCCCCTTCTGGGTCTTCGTCTCAAAGAAGATCGGAAAGAGGATGACCTACATCTGCGGCATGGCCTTTTGGGCCGCGGTCATGTTCCTCCTCTTCATCCTTCCCCCGGGAACGCCCTTTCTGGCCCTTGTTGTTTTGAGCTTCCTCGCCGGAATCGGCGTATCGACGGCCCACCTCATCCCGTGGGCGATGATCATAGACTGCGTCGATTTTGACGAGCTTAACACCGGGGCCCGCCGGGAGGGGATGTTCACGGGATTTACCCTATTCCTTCAGAAGTTCGCCTCGGCAATAGCTCTCTTCGTTATAGGGATATTCTTAGACTATTTCGGCTACGTGGCGAACATGCTGCAGACCAAAAAGGCGATCATAGCGATAAAGCTCCTGATCGGGCCGATCCCGGCAATGCTGCTGCTGTCGTCGATAATAGTCAGCCTCTTCTATCCGATCACAAAGGAAAAGTACAGGGAGATCAGGGAGATACTGGACAAGAAGGAGAAGGGGGCGGGGGCATAA
- a CDS encoding site-2 protease family protein — protein sequence MTDKLKGDIETVEGPAAENNLHGGEFSRDDLRRRPIYPRIRTQKGRKGSKGRGYRLNIVLFVLTVITTLFAGASFYVGLWDILKEPAKLLLGVPFSISILSILLAHEMGHYITSRRNRVDVSLPYFIPAPTLFGTLGAVIKMRSPIAKKNTLFDIGAAGPIAGLVVAIPVVVLGLAKSKFVDIPAGGSDEIGLIFGDSILFSVISKAVLGKTPEGQYIWLHPIGFAGWVGFLVTALNLMPIGQLDGGHIAYAVFGRRQRYVARGFLLVLIFMGVVFYPGWLIWAILLILIGIDHPPIMDGDIPLDKKRVAVGILTFLIFILTFIPNPVRMDM from the coding sequence TTGACAGATAAGCTTAAAGGGGATATAGAGACCGTCGAAGGCCCTGCTGCGGAAAACAATCTTCATGGGGGTGAATTTTCTCGTGACGACTTGAGACGGAGGCCGATTTACCCGAGGATTAGGACGCAGAAAGGCAGAAAGGGGAGTAAGGGGAGGGGCTACAGGCTTAACATCGTCCTGTTTGTGCTGACGGTCATAACGACCCTATTCGCAGGGGCCTCTTTTTACGTAGGGTTGTGGGATATACTCAAGGAGCCGGCAAAGCTCTTGTTGGGCGTCCCCTTTTCGATCTCGATCTTGTCGATCCTTCTGGCGCACGAGATGGGACACTACATCACGTCGAGGAGAAACAGGGTGGATGTGTCGCTCCCCTATTTCATCCCCGCGCCGACCCTCTTCGGGACGCTCGGGGCGGTAATCAAGATGAGGTCCCCCATCGCGAAGAAGAACACGCTCTTTGACATCGGGGCCGCAGGCCCAATAGCGGGTCTTGTGGTCGCTATTCCCGTGGTTGTCCTGGGATTGGCGAAATCCAAATTCGTTGATATACCGGCGGGGGGAAGTGACGAGATCGGTTTGATTTTCGGAGACTCGATCCTCTTCTCGGTCATCTCAAAGGCCGTCCTCGGTAAGACGCCGGAGGGCCAATATATCTGGCTCCATCCGATAGGGTTTGCGGGGTGGGTCGGATTCCTCGTCACGGCGCTGAACCTGATGCCGATAGGCCAGCTCGACGGCGGGCACATAGCATACGCGGTCTTCGGAAGGCGCCAGAGGTACGTGGCGAGGGGTTTTCTCTTGGTCTTGATATTCATGGGGGTTGTGTTCTATCCGGGCTGGTTGATATGGGCGATCCTACTTATCCTGATAGGGATCGACCACCCGCCGATAATGGACGGGGATATCCCTCTGGACAAAAAGAGGGTGGCCGTGGGGATATTGACGTTTTTGATATTCATCTTGACCTTTATTCCTAATCCGGTCAGGATGGATATGTGA
- a CDS encoding tryptophan-rich sensory protein — MKSKDIVRLLGAVILCEGCGIIGSLFTAPSVPTWYASLTKPSFNPPDWIFSPVWIALFFLMGISLFLVIREGFKKREVKLAVWVFAVQLVLNVLWTLIFFGLKAPLAAFIEIILLWIAILVTIIRFFPISRLAGYLLIPYIAWVSFAALLNISIFILNS, encoded by the coding sequence ATGAAAAGTAAAGATATTGTTAGGCTATTGGGCGCCGTAATCTTGTGCGAGGGCTGTGGAATTATCGGTTCGCTCTTTACCGCTCCCAGCGTCCCCACGTGGTATGCTTCGCTCACAAAACCATCGTTTAACCCTCCCGACTGGATATTTTCACCGGTCTGGATCGCTCTCTTTTTTCTTATGGGGATCTCGCTTTTTTTAGTAATACGAGAAGGGTTTAAAAAGCGGGAGGTAAAGTTGGCGGTGTGGGTTTTCGCCGTTCAACTTGTCCTAAACGTCCTGTGGACGTTGATATTCTTTGGTCTCAAAGCGCCCCTGGCCGCATTTATTGAAATAATCTTATTGTGGATTGCCATACTGGTGACTATTATTAGGTTTTTCCCGATTTCAAGATTGGCAGGATACTTATTGATTCCCTACATAGCGTGGGTCAGTTTCGCCGCCCTGCTCAATATTTCCATTTTTATCCTTAACTCATAG
- a CDS encoding slipin family protein, translated as MDKIFPLIILIGFGVAILFSMIKILNEYERGVIFRLGRIIDTKGPGLIILIPLIDKMIKVSLRTVTMDVPAQDVITRDNVSVKVNAVIYFRVMDPNRAIIEVENYMYATSQLAQTTLRSVLGEAELDEMLAERERINRQLQDILDKQTDPWGVKVSHVEVKHIDLPQDMQRAIARQAEAERIRRAKVINAEGELQASTKLAEAADVMGKHPISVQLRFLQTLSEIATEHNSTTIFPVPIDLFEPFIKGYKKG; from the coding sequence ATGGATAAAATATTTCCTTTGATAATTCTCATCGGCTTTGGTGTGGCCATCCTCTTTTCGATGATAAAGATTCTCAACGAATACGAGAGGGGGGTAATCTTCAGGCTGGGGCGCATAATCGACACGAAAGGCCCCGGGCTTATCATCCTTATACCGCTCATCGACAAGATGATCAAGGTCTCGCTGAGGACCGTCACCATGGACGTTCCGGCCCAGGACGTCATCACGAGGGACAACGTCTCGGTCAAGGTGAACGCCGTCATCTACTTCAGAGTAATGGACCCGAACAGGGCGATAATCGAGGTTGAGAACTACATGTACGCCACTTCCCAGCTTGCCCAGACCACGCTGAGGAGCGTTCTGGGCGAGGCGGAGCTGGACGAGATGTTGGCCGAGCGGGAGAGGATAAACAGGCAGCTCCAGGACATCCTCGACAAGCAGACTGATCCATGGGGGGTCAAGGTATCCCACGTGGAGGTGAAGCACATCGACCTCCCGCAGGATATGCAGAGGGCGATCGCGAGGCAGGCGGAGGCGGAGCGTATCAGGAGAGCCAAGGTAATCAACGCCGAGGGAGAGCTCCAGGCGTCCACGAAGCTGGCCGAGGCGGCCGACGTTATGGGTAAACACCCCATATCGGTGCAGCTGAGGTTTTTGCAGACGCTCTCCGAGATCGCCACGGAGCACAACTCGACCACGATATTCCCGGTGCCGATTGACCTCTTCGAGCCGTTCATAAAGGGGTACAAAAAGGGATAG
- a CDS encoding FAD-binding protein, with amino-acid sequence MNRDFPILDADILIIGGGSAGAMAAVRAKGVNPSQKVVIFEKGDIKYSGCIARGMDALNIVAVPGVSDPDLYVESNRMACEGIMDEPVNHKLAERSWELLKRLEEWGVYFPKDKDGNYEILQVHPKGKFCLTMMEPDLKTILAQKVKESGAEVVNRTMAVRLLKEGDRVSGAIGMNVRTGEIIVCRAKTTIISSGGTARFGLPDNGHLYGVYDFPGNTGDGYILAYRAGAELSGFEYTLVYYIVKDINAPLLYITLTRGARLFNALNQPQDREHPSIRTMYREHLLMNRGPLRIEMSHLPEDRIREIEEILFTTERPACQRFYDGREIDFRKKEIELWPTECFLCGGHGLTGVRVNERAETTVPGLYAAGDTSLVARGHLSGAFVFGEIAAESATELAEKDGDVNPNLDQVSDFLSEIEERTSQKGRPVSVEEFEYKVRRIIGDYLVPPKNEYKLNRAVWWMDRFRRELREVVRVENVHDLFKLFEVENIIQCAKMSAVSSLERRESRWIPWHYRVDYPETDDKEWLKHIVLIKGDTIEDIRVKHAPIIKMERGIKE; translated from the coding sequence ATGAACAGAGATTTCCCGATACTGGACGCGGACATACTTATCATCGGCGGCGGGAGCGCCGGCGCCATGGCCGCGGTGAGGGCAAAGGGAGTAAACCCGAGTCAGAAGGTGGTCATCTTCGAGAAGGGGGATATCAAGTACTCCGGCTGCATCGCCCGGGGGATGGACGCCCTGAACATCGTTGCGGTCCCCGGGGTCTCCGACCCTGACCTCTACGTAGAGTCAAACCGGATGGCCTGCGAGGGGATCATGGACGAGCCGGTGAATCATAAACTGGCCGAGCGTAGCTGGGAACTCTTAAAGCGCCTCGAAGAGTGGGGCGTCTACTTCCCGAAGGACAAAGACGGAAACTACGAGATCCTCCAGGTGCACCCGAAGGGGAAATTCTGCCTGACGATGATGGAGCCCGACCTGAAGACGATCTTGGCACAAAAGGTAAAGGAGTCGGGGGCCGAGGTCGTAAACCGAACGATGGCGGTCAGGCTTCTGAAGGAGGGCGACCGCGTCTCCGGGGCGATAGGGATGAACGTCAGGACAGGAGAGATAATCGTCTGCAGGGCGAAGACAACGATCATAAGTTCCGGCGGAACGGCGAGGTTCGGCCTTCCAGACAACGGCCACCTCTACGGTGTCTACGACTTTCCGGGAAACACCGGCGACGGCTACATACTGGCGTACCGGGCCGGCGCCGAGCTGAGCGGGTTCGAGTACACCCTGGTCTACTACATCGTAAAGGACATCAACGCGCCCCTCCTTTATATTACGCTCACAAGGGGGGCGAGGCTCTTCAACGCCCTGAACCAGCCCCAGGACAGGGAGCACCCGTCGATCCGCACCATGTACAGGGAGCACCTCCTGATGAACCGGGGCCCTCTTCGCATCGAGATGAGCCACCTGCCGGAGGACAGAATCAGGGAGATCGAGGAGATACTATTTACCACCGAGAGGCCCGCCTGCCAGCGGTTCTACGATGGGAGGGAAATCGATTTCAGGAAGAAGGAGATAGAGCTATGGCCCACCGAGTGTTTTCTCTGCGGGGGGCACGGTCTCACCGGCGTCCGGGTAAACGAAAGGGCCGAGACCACAGTCCCCGGCCTCTACGCCGCGGGTGACACCTCGCTGGTGGCAAGGGGGCACCTCTCCGGTGCCTTCGTCTTCGGCGAGATTGCGGCCGAGTCCGCCACGGAGCTCGCCGAAAAAGACGGGGATGTCAACCCGAACCTCGATCAGGTCAGCGATTTTCTTTCGGAGATAGAGGAGAGAACGTCCCAGAAGGGCAGACCGGTATCGGTCGAGGAGTTCGAGTACAAGGTCAGGCGAATCATCGGCGATTACCTCGTACCGCCGAAAAACGAGTACAAGCTCAACCGCGCCGTCTGGTGGATGGACCGCTTCAGAAGAGAATTGAGAGAGGTGGTTCGGGTGGAAAACGTCCACGACCTCTTCAAGCTCTTCGAGGTAGAAAACATCATCCAGTGCGCAAAGATGAGCGCCGTTTCTTCCCTCGAGCGCAGGGAGAGCCGCTGGATCCCCTGGCACTATAGAGTCGACTACCCGGAAACGGACGATAAGGAGTGGCTGAAGCACATCGTCCTGATAAAGGGTGACACGATAGAGGACATAAGGGTCAAGCACGCGCCAATCATTAAAATGGAGAGGGGGATAAAAGAATGA
- a CDS encoding lysophospholipase: MSQYIHDSGNFEGVGGLKIFFQFFKPKKYNGVIIYAHDSGEHSGRYIHVIEHFIDKGFSFYGLDHRGNGRSEGKRGHINGMSDYVNDLWTFINIVRKRESDKKYFLLGHSMGGLIGINFVEEHPGLLDGVIVTSLPLKTKTEVLGLREFIGRQLSAFWPRYSLSNEFDPIYLSHDKDVIKKYMEDKLVHNKVTARFFTEMVSAMKSAMQKAENIKTPFLILHAGDDEIADPAGSVEFFEKLGSSDKKLIVYDGFFHEILNEADRQLVYRDIEKWLKPRVD, from the coding sequence ATGTCTCAATATATTCATGACAGCGGGAATTTCGAGGGGGTCGGGGGACTTAAGATCTTTTTTCAATTCTTCAAACCTAAAAAGTATAATGGGGTCATAATTTACGCTCACGACAGTGGGGAGCACAGCGGTCGATACATCCACGTAATCGAGCATTTCATAGATAAGGGATTTTCCTTTTACGGTCTCGATCACAGGGGCAACGGAAGATCAGAGGGGAAGAGGGGACATATAAACGGCATGAGCGACTACGTGAATGACCTGTGGACGTTCATCAATATCGTGAGGAAACGGGAGAGCGATAAGAAGTACTTCCTGCTGGGCCACAGCATGGGGGGACTGATCGGCATCAATTTTGTGGAGGAGCATCCCGGTTTGTTGGACGGCGTTATCGTTACCTCGCTCCCCTTAAAGACAAAGACCGAGGTCTTGGGGCTGAGGGAGTTTATCGGCAGACAGCTGTCCGCGTTTTGGCCGAGATATTCCTTGTCAAACGAGTTCGATCCCATCTACCTTTCCCACGATAAAGACGTGATAAAAAAATATATGGAGGATAAACTCGTTCACAACAAGGTCACGGCCCGCTTTTTCACGGAGATGGTGTCGGCCATGAAGTCGGCGATGCAAAAGGCGGAGAATATTAAAACACCCTTTCTGATCCTGCACGCCGGAGATGACGAGATAGCCGATCCCGCGGGGAGCGTGGAGTTTTTCGAGAAGCTGGGGTCTTCGGACAAAAAGCTGATCGTCTACGACGGATTTTTCCACGAGATATTGAACGAGGCGGATAGGCAGCTTGTGTACAGGGACATCGAGAAGTGGCTCAAGCCGAGGGTGGATTAA
- a CDS encoding DUF1295 domain-containing protein produces the protein MEIINTFLIAAIIIFCYMTGLFVIALIRKDNSIADIAWGLGFVIVAWATLLIVGSLYPRQILACSLILIWGSRLSIRIFLRNRGRPEDPRYRKWREEWGRFFILRSYLQVFIFQGMILLVNISPVLIINTTSDSNLVFLDVLGLLVWLTGFFFESMGDYQLDTFLKDPKNRGTIMDRGLWHYTRHPNYFGEITMWWGIFIIALSVPYGWIGFIGPLTITLMIVLVSGIPMTERLMAKTPGFEEYRRRTSVLIPWFPNKM, from the coding sequence ATGGAAATAATTAATACATTTTTGATTGCAGCGATAATCATCTTCTGCTACATGACGGGGCTCTTCGTTATTGCCCTGATTCGCAAAGATAACAGCATTGCCGATATCGCTTGGGGACTTGGATTCGTCATCGTCGCATGGGCAACGTTGTTGATTGTTGGCAGTTTGTATCCGCGGCAGATTCTGGCCTGTAGCCTCATTTTGATCTGGGGTAGTCGGCTCTCGATAAGGATTTTTCTTAGAAATCGTGGGAGGCCGGAAGACCCCCGTTATCGAAAATGGAGGGAAGAGTGGGGCCGCTTCTTCATCTTGAGAAGCTACCTTCAGGTCTTCATTTTTCAGGGGATGATCCTCCTTGTTAACATCAGCCCGGTTCTAATCATCAACACCACAAGCGATAGTAATCTGGTTTTCCTCGACGTCCTGGGGCTTTTGGTGTGGTTGACCGGATTTTTCTTCGAATCGATGGGCGATTATCAGCTTGACACCTTCTTAAAAGATCCCAAGAACCGGGGAACTATCATGGACAGGGGACTATGGCACTATACCAGACACCCTAACTACTTCGGGGAGATCACGATGTGGTGGGGGATATTTATCATCGCACTCTCTGTCCCCTATGGGTGGATCGGATTTATCGGCCCACTTACCATCACGCTTATGATCGTTTTGGTCTCGGGGATCCCCATGACTGAGCGACTGATGGCAAAGACCCCCGGCTTCGAAGAATACAGACGAAGGACGAGCGTATTGATTCCGTGGTTTCCTAATAAAATGTAA
- a CDS encoding zinc ribbon domain-containing protein, whose amino-acid sequence MPIYEYICNSCSEEFEELVLGSKDDVVCKKCASGDVRKKMSGFAVKGSEKTVASSGGSACSGCVSKNCGSCK is encoded by the coding sequence ATGCCGATTTACGAATACATCTGTAACAGCTGCAGCGAGGAGTTCGAGGAGCTCGTTCTCGGGAGCAAGGACGATGTGGTCTGCAAGAAATGCGCTTCGGGAGATGTAAGGAAGAAGATGTCCGGGTTTGCGGTGAAGGGGAGCGAAAAAACGGTGGCGTCGTCAGGGGGTAGCGCATGCAGCGGCTGCGTCTCGAAGAACTGCGGCAGCTGCAAGTGA
- a CDS encoding deoxyribodipyrimidine photo-lyase: MNQQRIRKLNNKSQRVGSILYWMSRDMRTEDNWAILFAQKLAQISKEPLMVLFCLASNFLGAKKRQYSFMIEGLKKVEKRLHKKNIPFFVKVGEPKTIIYDFVRQHKIGAVICDFDPLRIKRKWKDEVASSIDVPNFEVDAHNIVPCFVASPKKEYGAYTIRPKISRLLGEFLDSPERLQPQRDFNLHNVANDWQEIEKILGIKDADHNFGFFVPGEDEAGNVLKEFIEQKLDRYAEARNDPTRDAASNLSPYLHLGHISPLRVVLKVMESPIAKTAKEAFLEELIVRRELSDNYCFYEKNYDSFEGFPDWAKRTLNDHRNDPRPYLYTVRQFESAETHDKLWNAAQMEMVKCGKMAGYLRMYWAKKILEWTRHPEEAQEFAIYLNDAYELDGRDPNGYTGIAWSIGGVHDRAWGERPIFGKVRYMSERGARSKFDVEEYIRKINAL; this comes from the coding sequence ATGAATCAGCAGAGGATAAGAAAGCTCAACAATAAATCGCAACGAGTCGGGAGCATACTCTACTGGATGTCGAGAGATATGCGGACTGAAGACAACTGGGCCATCCTCTTTGCCCAGAAGCTCGCTCAGATAAGCAAAGAACCACTGATGGTGCTTTTTTGTCTCGCCTCAAACTTTCTCGGTGCCAAGAAAAGACAGTATTCCTTCATGATCGAGGGGCTCAAAAAGGTAGAAAAAAGGCTTCACAAAAAAAACATTCCCTTCTTTGTTAAGGTAGGTGAACCCAAAACCATAATCTACGATTTCGTTCGGCAGCATAAAATCGGCGCCGTTATCTGCGATTTCGATCCGCTCCGAATAAAGAGGAAGTGGAAAGATGAAGTGGCATCTTCGATCGATGTCCCGAACTTTGAGGTCGATGCCCATAATATAGTCCCCTGCTTTGTGGCATCCCCTAAAAAGGAGTACGGCGCCTATACGATTCGTCCTAAGATAAGCAGGCTTCTGGGAGAATTCTTGGACTCGCCGGAGAGACTACAACCACAGAGAGATTTTAATCTCCATAATGTTGCAAATGACTGGCAAGAGATCGAAAAAATCCTCGGGATAAAGGACGCCGATCACAATTTCGGCTTCTTCGTTCCGGGAGAGGATGAAGCCGGAAATGTTCTCAAAGAATTTATAGAACAGAAGCTCGATCGGTATGCCGAGGCGAGAAACGACCCCACCCGAGATGCTGCTTCAAACCTTTCGCCCTATCTCCACTTAGGACATATTTCTCCCCTCAGGGTGGTCTTAAAGGTTATGGAGAGCCCGATAGCAAAAACCGCCAAAGAGGCTTTTTTAGAGGAGCTGATCGTCCGGAGAGAGCTTTCTGATAATTACTGTTTTTACGAAAAAAACTACGATTCTTTTGAGGGGTTCCCCGACTGGGCAAAAAGGACCCTCAACGATCACAGAAATGACCCCCGGCCGTATCTCTACACCGTCCGTCAGTTTGAGAGTGCCGAGACCCACGACAAGCTCTGGAACGCCGCCCAGATGGAGATGGTAAAATGTGGTAAGATGGCCGGATATTTGAGGATGTACTGGGCGAAAAAGATCCTCGAATGGACAAGGCATCCCGAGGAGGCCCAGGAGTTTGCCATCTATCTAAACGACGCCTATGAACTGGACGGCAGAGACCCTAACGGATACACCGGCATCGCGTGGTCTATTGGTGGTGTACATGACCGGGCATGGGGCGAGCGGCCTATTTTCGGAAAGGTAAGGTACATGAGCGAGCGGGGAGCTCGGTCGAAATTCGACGTTGAGGAATACATTAGAAAAATCAATGCCCTATGA
- a CDS encoding DUF2177 family protein, with protein sequence MSIIFYLKLYALTVPVFFAIDMLWLGVVAKGFYRRKLGFILSPNINWTAAITFYLVFIAGILIFAVRPAVNSNSWVQAVVFGALFGFFTYATYDLTNLATIKNWPLIIVVVDILWGMCLCTLTALLSFTISRWLV encoded by the coding sequence ATGAGCATTATATTTTACCTTAAACTCTACGCGTTAACGGTACCAGTATTTTTTGCAATTGATATGTTGTGGCTCGGTGTTGTAGCCAAGGGTTTTTACCGTAGAAAGCTGGGTTTTATTTTAAGTCCCAACATCAACTGGACGGCGGCCATTACATTTTACTTAGTATTTATAGCGGGCATTCTCATCTTTGCCGTTCGACCGGCAGTAAACAGCAATTCGTGGGTGCAGGCTGTAGTTTTTGGCGCGCTATTTGGATTTTTTACTTATGCAACCTATGATTTAACGAATCTGGCCACAATCAAAAATTGGCCATTGATTATTGTGGTAGTTGATATACTCTGGGGTATGTGTCTTTGCACACTTACCGCACTCTTGAGTTTCACTATTTCAAGATGGCTTGTCTAA